GCGCGAAGTCGACCGTCAGCCCGGAGAAGGCGTCGGCGACGATCCGGCTGCCCTCTTTCCGAAAGGTCTCCCGAATCATGGCGACGCGCTCCTCGGGCGTGAACCACGACGAGTCCTTGTTCGGGTTGAAGGCCACGCCCACGATCACCATGTCGAAGACCTGGAGGCTCCGCCGCACGATATCGACGTGCCCGTTGGTGATGGGGTCGAAGGAACCGGGGTAGACGGCCGTCGTGCTCATCGCGGACCCTCCCGCCGGGCGAGCAGCGTCACCGCGGTGCGCCCGTGGCGGCGCGACTGCACGACGGCGAACTCCGCCGGTGCCGCCGGCGCCTCGTCGAGCCGGTGCTCGAGGGCCACCCAGGCGCCCGGCGCGAGCACGTCCGCCTCGCCGAGGGGGGCCAGCCATCCACGTTGTTCGCGGCCGGCGATCACCCGAAGAGCCATGGCCATTGGCGGGACGGGCTCATAGCAGGGCTGCCCGCGCGCCCGCAACCGACATTCCACGAGCGGCGCATGGCGTCACTTCTTCTGCTGCATCTCCGTCCCGCAGCACTTGATCGTGCCGGCGCCCCCCTTGGTCACGATGACCTGCGCGCCGCACTTGGAGCACACGTAGATCTTGCCGATCTGGTTCGCCATGCGCCCGAAGTCCTCCTCCTTCTATCGCCCGCCGAAGCGGGGCTTCCGGCGCGCGAGGAAGGCCTCGATTCCCACCCGCCGGTCCGCGGTGGTCTGGAGCAACACGTAGAGGTCGTGCTCCAACCTGATCCCGTCCGCGAGCGGGAGGTCAAGGGCCCGCAACACGGCCTCCTTCCCCAGCCGGAGCGCGAGCGGCCCCTTCTGTGCGAGCGTGCGCGCTGTCTCCTCGACCGTGGAGACGAAGCGGGCCGGCGTCACCGCCGCGCTCACCAGACCCCACGCCGCCGCGGCGGCCGCCGGGAGACGCGTGCCGAGGAGCACGAGCTCCATGGCGCGCGCCGTGCCGATCATGCGCGGCAGCCGCTGCGTCACCCCCCCGCCGGGAAAGCGCCGCTCGCCGATCTCGGGCACGGCCAGCACCGCCGCCGTGGACGCGACGCGGAGGTCGCAGGCGAGCGCCAGCGCGAGGCCCCAGCCGACCGCGGCGCCCTGGATCGCCGCGATCACGGGCTTGGTGAGAGTCCCGAGCGCGCCCACGCCGTCGGGCCAGGAGCGCTCCGGCCAGCGGCACCTGCGCGGCAGCCCGAGCGAGAACGCCGGCCCGCGCGCCCCCAGCACGACGACGCGCACCCCGTCGTCGTCCTCGGCCGCGGCGGCGGCCTCGACGAGGGCGCCGAGCAGCTCTGCGTCCAGGCGGTTGCCCGACGCCGGGCGGGCGAGCGTCATCCAGGCGACGCCGTCGCGCACCACGAGCTCGACGGCGGGACCGGAGGCGGGGCGCGGATGGCGGCTCGGGGGTCGCCGCGCGCGGCTCGGGCCGCGGCCGGGCCTCACACGCTCTCGAGCTGCGCGCGCAGGTCGCGCCGGAGGATCTTGCCCATCGGGTTCTTCGGCAGCTCGGCGACGAAGCGGATCACCTCGGGCTTCTTGAAGGTCGCGAGCCGCTGGCGGCAGAAGTCGCCGAGCGCCTCGGCGCTGAGCGATGCCCCTGGGCGGAGCACGACGAAGGCCGCCACGCGCTGGCCCCACTCGAGGTCGGGCACGCCGACCACCGCCGCCTCCTCCACGGCGGGATGGGACTGGAGCGTCGCCTCGACCTCGGCCGGCGCGATGTTCTCGCCGCCGCGGATGATCATGTCGTCCTTGCGCCCGGCGATGTAGAGGTAGCCGTCTTCGTCGACCCAGCCCATGTCCCGCGTCGGGAGCCAGCCGTCGCGCACGAGCGGCGACTCGCCGCCCGCGTACCCCTTCATGACCCGCGGGGTGCGCACGCAGATCTCGCCCACCGCGCCGGGCGGGAGGATCGTCCCGTCGTCACCCACGATCTGCACCTCCACGTCGGGCAGCGGACGCCCGATGGAGGTGAGGCGCTTCGTCCGCTTCTCGATCTCGTCCGGCGTACCCTCGAGGCGGTGGTCGTCGGGGCCGAGAATCGTGAGCGTGGAGGTTGTCTCGGTCTGCCCGAAGGCGTTCACGAAGCCGACGTTCGGGGGGAAGCGTTCGATCGCACGGCGGATCACCGGGAACGGCATCGCCGCGCCGCCATAGGAGAGGATCTCCAGGCTCGAGAGGTCGCGCCGCCCGAGGTCCGGCTCGTCGAGGAGACGCTTCAGCATGGTGGGCACGAGGAAGGCGTGCGTGATGCGCTCGCGCTCCACCATCTCGAGCCAGCCCCGCGGGTCGAACTGCGGCATGAGGACGAGCCGGCGCCCCGTCCAGAGCGTGGTCATCATGTTGGTCGCACCGGCGATGTGGTAGAGCGGTACGCAGAGGAGCGCCGCGCCGCGCGGCGTGCCGTCGGCCAGCTCGACGTTGGCGGTCACGTAGGCCGTGAAGTCGTGGTGCGTCAGCATGACGCCCTTGGGGAGCGCCGTCGTGCCGCTCGTGTACATGAGGATGGTTAGGTCGTCGTCCTCGACCTCGGCCTCCTCCTCGTGCTCGGCGGAGCCGGCGATCAGCTCCTCGTAGCCCGCGTGACCGAGTGCCGGGCGGTCGAAGGCGATCAGGACCGCCGGCTTCGACCGCACCGACTCGACCAGCTCGAGGTAGCGCTCGCCCACGAGGAGGACGCGCGGCTTCCCGGTCGCGAGCATGTGCTCCAGCTCGGGCGTCTTGGCGCGGTAGTTGAGCGGGACGAAGACGCCCCCCAGGAGCGCGGTCGCGTAGTACGCCTCGACGTAGCGGTGCGAGTTCACGTTGAGCGCGGCGACGCGCGTGCCGCGCCCGACGCCGAGGCGCGCGAGGGCGGACGCCAGCCGGCGGACGCGCGCCCACGTCTCGGCATAGGTGAAGCGGGCTCCCTCGCACACCAGCGCCTCCTGGCCGGGCACGATACCCGCCGGGATGGAGAGGAAGGCCGCCGCATTCACGGGCGGCGTTGTAGCGCGAGCGCGAGTCGGCGCTCAAGGGCGATGCCGGCCTCGAGCGACAGGTCGTGCGCGCCGCGGACGGCGCGGCGGAGGGCCTGCACCTCGGCCGGATCGAGGCGCACCAGGCGGCGCGCAAGGGCGAGCGCCGCCGCCTCGAGCCGGGCGCGCGCCACCACTCGCTGGACGAGGCCGGCCGCCAGCGCCGCGCGGGCATCGAGCCAGCGTCCGGTGAGGACGAGGTCTAGCGCGCGCGCCGCCCCGGCCTTGCGGGGCAGGGTCTGCGTGCCCCCCACGCCCGGGATCATGCCGAGCCCGGTCTCTGGCAGCGCGAAGCGCGCGTCGTCGGCCGCCACGCACAGGTCGCAGAGGAGCGCCATCTCCATACCGCCGCCCACGGCGTAGCCGTGCACGGCGGCGATCGTCGCCGCCCGCAGCTCGAGGAGCCGCCCCCACACGTCGCGCCGCCAGCGGACGGCGCGCGCGACGAAGGGTGACGGCGCCGTCCCGAACTCGCGCACGTCGCCGCCGGTCGAGAAGGCCGGGCCGCGGCCACAGAGCACGAGCGCGCGCACCTCGGGGTCCTCGTCGGCGGCCCCGAGGGCGGCGTGGAGGTCGTCGCGCATGGCGACGTTGTAGGCGTTCAGCACCTCGGGGCGGTCGAGGGCCACGACCGCGACCGCCCCGCGCTTCTCGTAGCGCAGGGTCGCGAACGGCCTCACGAGGGTCACGACCCGCGCGTTCTCGAGCAGCCGACGATTCAGTCGGAGGAGGGCAGCGGCTTCGCCTCCTTGACCTTCATCTCGTGGTCGCAGCACGTGACGCTGCCCGTCCCAGGCTTGTTGCACAGGATCTCGGTCCCACAGGTGTCGCACAGGTAGCGCTTGCCGAGCTGTGTGGCCATGGCGGCCGGTTAGCAGAAAGCGCCCCGGCGGGGAAGGCGGCCGCCCATCGAGCGCCGCATGGGCCGTGAGCGCTGCAATCCAGATCTCTCCTCGCGATCGACGGGGGGCCGGACTCCTGCTTGACGCATCCCGCGGCGCGGACATACGGTCATGTGCACCCGGCGACGCTCATCCGCACCCCACGGAGGCGACGACAGATGAGACGAGCCCGAGCATCTGCGATCTGCCTGGCCCTGGCGGTCACCGGGAGCACGCTCGCAGGCGAGCCAGCCCGGACCGCCCCCTACCCCGCCAACACGTGCGTCGGTCGCAAGCAGAAGGAGGCGGGGAAGTACTGCAAGGCCGTCCTTCGCGCCTGGAGCGCCTGGGATAGGAGCCAGAACGACCGGAAGCGCGACCGCTCGCTCGCGAATGCCGCCAAGCAGCTCGCTACCCGCTGGGCGCGGGCCGAGGCGGACGCCCTCGGCCAGGGAACGGACTGCGCCGAGACGACGCTCTCGAGCGGGGCCGCGCAGAGCCTGATCGACGGGGCAGCGGGCGGCGTGGCGACCGCGATCAACGCGGGTCTCGACCTCCGCCGCGCGGGCAACGCGCGCTGCGGGAGCGCGCTCCTGAACGCCGCGGCGCTCGAGTGTGGCCGCATCCTCGCGGCAGAGGGCGCTCACGTCAGGGACCTCCAGGGAGATGCCGACGGGACCGCACGCGATGCCGCGCGCGCCGCCGCCAGCGCAGCGTTCGGCAGGGCCTGGACGGCCCAGATCAGCGCCGGCTGCCCAACCACCGCCGCGCAGGCGGACCTCGGGAGCCAGATCGACGGCGTCACCGCCGACCTCGTCTTCGATACCGTCGTGTCGCCGAATGTCGACGACACGCAGTTCACGGCCTATCCCGCAACCGGGACGACGCGCTACCTCGGCAGGGACTTCACCCCGATCTGCATGAACGGCTCGCCGTACTACTTCTTCGCCAAGCGCGGCACCGTGAACAAGCTCGTCGTGTACTACCAGGGCGGCGGTGCGTGCTGGGACAGCCTGACGTGCGGGCTTCCCTCCTGCGACGCGACGGTGGACCCGAGCCCGACCGGCTCGGACAACCCGAACAACTACCACGCGGGGTTCGCCGATCTCGCCAACCCGAGCAACCCATTCAGGGACTGGAACATCGTCTTCGTATCGTACTGCAGCTGCGACGTCCACTTCGGGGACTCGGCGAAGGACTATCCCCCTCACGTCGAGCACCGGGGCTACCAGAACTCGCGGGTGGTGGAGAAGTGGGCGCGCGAGCACTTCGTCGACCCCGACCAGGTGTTCGTCACCGGCTCCAGCGCGGGCGCGTACGGCGCCTGGTTCAACGCGGTGCTGCACGAGCGGGTGTGGCCCGCCTCGAAGTTCGAGGTGCTCGCCGACGCCGGCAACGGCGTCATCACCCAGAGCTTCCTCGACAACTACTTCCCGAACTGGAACTTCGCGGCCAACATTCCGACGGACATCCCGGGGCTCACCGACGTGCTCACCAACGGCACCGGCATCGTGGGCTACACGGAGGTCGTCGCAAACTTCTTCCCGCGCACACGCTGGGCGCAGTACTCGGCGGCGTACGACGGGGGGTTCGGCGGCCAGACGAGCTTCTACAACATCATGCTGAACGACAACGACCCGATCGCCGCCGTGACCTGGTGGAACGCGAGCTGCGCGTTCAACACGCAGATGGTGGCGCAGGCGCTCGCGACCGCGGCCGCGGTCCCCTCGAACTACCGCTACTACATCGGGACCGGAAGCCGGCACACGATGTGGGGCAGCGACAAGGTCTACACCGACACGACGGGCGGCGTGCCGACGCTGGTCGACTGGCTCAACGCGATGCTCGCGGGCACGCCGGCGTGGACCAACGTCGAGTGCACGAACTGCGGCCTCCTCCTGCCCGGCGATCCGGCGCCCAGGCCGCTCCGGGCGCCGTTCTCGATGATCGGGTCGGATATCGTCGTGACCTGCCCGTAGGCGTCACGCGAGCGGGAGCTCGGCGACGCGGGCGACGGTCACGGCGTGCCCGTGGCGGACCCGGAGCTCGGTGCCCGCCTCCCAGCATTCGCGGCGCACGAAGCCGAGGGCGGCCAGGCCGCCCGCGGCGAAGGCGCGCGCGACCGACGTGAGCCGGCCCACCTCTTTCCCGTCGCGCACGAGGGGTGCGCCGGGCGGGGGCTCCGGCCCTTCCAGGCGCAGCCCGACCAGGCGGCGGTTCACGTGCCCGCGCGCCGTCCCGCGCGCGACCACCTCCTGCCCCAGGTAGCAGCCCTTGGTCGCGCTGATCGCGTCCTCGACCGGCACCTCGAGCGCGAGCGTCGCGCCGTCCATGTCGACGCCGATACGCGGCACGCCGACCTCGATCCGCCGCGACTCGAGCGCCTCCATGCCGCACGGCCGCGCCCCCGCGGCGCTGAGTGCGTCCCACGCCGCGGCCGCGCGCACCGCCGGCACCTGGAGCACGAAGCCCGGGCCGCGCACCTCGCTCGCGCGCTGCGCGCGCACCGGCACGCCCCCGAGCGTGACCACGGCGTGCGCGTAGGGGGCGAGGCCCGCGGCATCGGGCAGCAGCCGCGCGGCGCCGGGTCCCTCGACCCCGATCAGGGCGAGCGGCTCGCCCGGCTCCCCCAGCTCGACGTCGTCCGCGATGATGAGCTTCTCGAGCGCTTCCACGAGCGCCCCTCGCGCCCGCACGTCCACGTCGAGGAGGACTAGGTCCGCGAGCGCAAGGACACGCAGGTCGGCCGTGACCCGGCCCTGGATGGTGAGGAGCAGCGCGGGGCAGCCGGCGCCGGGCGTGAGTGACGCGACGTCGTTGGTGAGCATGCCCTGCAGGAACGTCACCCGGTCCGCGCCCGTCGCGTGCGCGACGACGCGGAAGCCCAGGTCGACGAGCGCCGCGTCCTCGCGCAGCGCCGCGTACTCGGCCGCAGGGTCGTCACCGAAGCGGCGCGGCAGGGCGACGCCACGCTCCTCGGCGTGCACGGCGCCGCGTGCGGCGAGATGCGAGTGCAGCGCGGTCTCCAGCATCGCGCCTGAAGCTATGCGCCGCCCCGTCCGCCTTGACAAGCGACCCATGCCGGGCGATGCCGCGCCCGTGGGGTGGCGCGAGCGGCTCGTGACCGCGGAGGAGGCGCTCCGCGTCGTCCGCGCGGGCGACTCGGTCGCGGTCGCCTCGTTCAGCAACACGCCGTACACGCTCTGCCGCGCGCTCGCCGCGCGCGCGGGCGAGCTCGGCGGCGTGCGCATCGATCATCTCGCCTCGCTCTTTCCCTGGGACGCGGACGCCTTCGCGCTCACCACCAACTACGCCACCGCCGCCGACCGCGTCGCGGTGAACGCCGGGCGCGTCGGGTATCTTCCCATCAGCCACTGGCACGCGGATGCCCTCCCGCCCGGCGTGTCGCCGACCCCGGACGTCTACCTCGTGCCGGTGTCGCCGCCCGACGTCGCGGGACGCTGCAGCTTCGGCACCGGCGCGTGGTTCTCGCCCGTCTACTGCCGCGCCGCGTGTACCGTCATCGGCGAGGTGCACGAGGACTTCATCCGCACCGGCGGCGACAGCTGGGCGCCGGTCGAGCGCTTCCGCTACCTCGTCACCGCCGACCAGCCGACCGGCACGGCGACGACGGCGCCGCGGACCGAGGAGGAGACCGCCGCCACGGAGGTCATCTGCACCCTGGTCGCACACGAGCTGGTGCGCGACCGCGACACGCTCCAGATCGGCATCGGCACGGTCTCCTCCGCCCTCGGGCTCTACCTCGATCATCGCCACGACCTCGGCGTGCAGTCCGAGGCGATCACCGCGGGCATCCCGAGCCTGGTGCGGAAGGGCGTGGTCACCGGGCGGCACAAGGTCCTCCACCCGGGCGTCGTGGTGGGCTCGTTCATGACGGGCCTCACGCCCGAGGACCTCGCCTTCGTCGACGGGCACCCGGGATTCGCACTCTACAGCTTCGGCACCACCGACGACGTGACCGTGCTCGTAGGCGAGCGGAACCTCACCGCCGTGAACAACGCGCTGCTCGTCGATTTGACCGGGCAGGTCGCCTCCGAGGGCATCGGCACCCAGCTCTGGTCCGGCGTCGGCGGCCAGACGGCGTTCGCGATCGCGGCGGCGTACTCGCCCGGCGGGCGCGCGATCTTCGTCCTGCCCTCGGCGCACCGGACAGCGGAGGGGCTGCGCTCGCGTATCGTGCCCGTGCTGCCTCCGGGGACGCCGGTCACGCTAGCGCGCGGGTTCGTCGACCACGTGGTGACGGAGCACGGGATCGCGACGCTCGGGGGGAAGACGCTCGGGCAGCGGGTGGGGGAGCTGGTGGCGGTCGCCCATCCGGACTTCCGCACGGAGCTGCGGGCGGAGGCGAGACGGCTCTATCGCTGCTAGACGAAACGCCTCGGGGGAGCATGATATGTCGTACGCGGCCGGGCCGGCGTAACAGGCCGCGAGCCAGGAGACCCCATGCCCTACGACGACATCCTCTACGAGGCCCGCGACGGCGTCGCCTGGATCACCATCAACCGCCCCGAGGTCCGCAACGCCTTCCGTGCCCAGACGGTCGACGAGCTGATCGCAGCCTTCCGCGCCGCGTGGGCCGACCCCGAGGTCGGCGTCGTCGTCCTGACGGGCGCCGGCGACAAGGCGTTCTCCGCGGGCGGCGACCAGCGCGAGCGCACGAGAAGCGGCTATGGCGGTGCGGGCGGGATCGGGATCGACATGCACGGGCTCCACGGCGTGATCCGCGCCATCCCGAAGCCCGTGATCGCGATGGTGAACGGCTACGCCATCGGCGGCGGGCACGTGCTCCACGTCCTCTGCGACTTGACGCTCGCCGCGGACACCGCCGTCTTCGGCCAGGTGGGGCCGCGCGTCGGGAGCGTCGACCCCGGCTTCGGCACCGCGTATCTCGCGCGCATCGTGGGCGAGAAGAAGGCGCGGGAGCTCTGGTACCTCTGCCGGCAGTACAGCGCCGCGGAGGCGCTCGCGATGGGGCTCGTGAACAAGGTCGTGCCGGCCGCGGAGCTGCGCGCCGAGACCGAGCGCTGGTGCCGCGACCTGCTCGAGAAGAGTCCCACGGCGCTCCGCCTGGCCAAACAGTCGTTCAACGCCGACACCGAGCACATCGCGGGGATCACCGAGCTCGGCTTCAGCGCGCTCCAGCTCTACTACCAGACCGAGGAGGCGCTCGAGGGGCGCAACGCCTTCCTCGAGAGGCGCCCGCCCCGGTTCCGCAAGCCGCGCTCATGAGGGGCGATCGTGCGCGGCGACACGTGCTCTAGCGGGCTAGCTAGACCGCGACCAGGACCGCTTCGTCCTCGACCTTCACGTCGTACTTCTCCACCCGCTCGCTCTCGTCCATGGTGTTGCAACCGGTGGTGACGTCGTACTGCCAGCCGTGCCACGGGCAGGTGACGATCGCCCCCTCGAGCTCGCCCTCGCCGAGCGGGCCGCCGCGGTGGAGGCAGGTGTTGTCGATGGCGTGGAACGCGCCGCCGACGTTGAAGAGCGCGATCTGCTTGCCGCCCGCCTCGACGCACTTGCCCGTCCCCGGCGGGACGTCGCCAGCGGCGGCGACCTTCACGAAATTCGGCATGGGGCGGCTTCTGACACGCGCCCCGGGACCGGTCAAGACGCGAGCGCGGCGGCGATGGGCGGGAGCGTGCCCAGGCGGTCGAGCCACTCGACGACCACGGGGACCTCCTCGACCAGCCGGGCCTCGGCGTAGCCCCGCAGGCCCGCGAGCTGGGCGAAGACCGCCACGTCCGCAATCGTTGGAGTCCGCCCGAGGAGATGGGGCTTGCCCGCGAGGAGGGTGGCGAGCCCGGCCAGGCTCGCGCGCAGGCGATCCTCGAGCCGGTCGAGCGAGTGGGCCGTGTAGCCGGCGGCAGCATGGCGTCGGCGCATCCATGCCACGAGGAGCCGGCCGAGCAGCGGCCGAAGCGGCGCGCTCGCCATCTCGGTCACGGTGTTCGCGAGCGCGGCCACCCGGTTCTCGGGGTTGAGCCATTTGCACGCCCCGACCACGGGGGCGAGCACCCCATCCGCCCACTCCTCGACGAGCCCGGCGTACGCCCGGGCCTCGGCACCGAGCGGGACGAGCAGCGGCTCGGGGTACACCTCGTCGAGATGGTGCGCGATGCGGCTCTGGTCCGCGATGACCGTCTCGCCGTGCACCAGGACGGGCACCCGGCCGAGCGGGCTCAAGCGGCGGAGCTCCCGGCGCCGGCCCAGGGTCACGGTCACGCGGCGGAAGGGCACGCCCTTCAGCTGGAGGCAGATGCGCGCCTTCAGACAGAACGGCGAGTCGCTCAGCTCGTAGAGCAGCGCTTCGTCGGGGACGAAGACGACGGAGCGCCGCGACGGCACCGCTTCCGGAACAGGCGGCTCCTCCGGCATCGGGTGGGCCGGCCTCATCCGCGCAGCGCCGTCCGCAGCTCGCGCGCCAGCAGCTCGACCGTGCCGCGCGTGCCGCCGGCCTGCTTCTGGCGCCACTCGCCCTCGGTCTCGAAGCGGGCGTCGCCGACCAGGAGCCCCCACGGCTTGATCGTCTGCCGGATGGCGTGCGCGTCGAGCGGGTCGCCGCCGCCGTCACGGATCGTCTTCAGCACGTCGGGCACCACGCGCAGGAAGGCGCGCAGCGCCACACCGGTCTTGATGCTGTACTTGCGACCCACCCAGGCGCGCGGGAAGACGGCCGCGATCTGCTTGAAGTAGTTCAAGAAGAAGCGCTGCGCCGACTCCCGGAAGCGGTCCGACTGCCGGCCGCCCAGGGCGTCGAGGGCGGTGAAGATGCCCTTCAACTCCTCGGCGAGCGGTGCCTGCGCCACCCGCCCGTGCCCGACGCCGAAGAGCTTGATGTCGCCGTGGAGCGGCGAGTCCGCGTACTCGTTCAGGGTGCGGATGATGTCGTGGCTCGCGGCGAGCTGCTTGTCGGGGTAGAGGCGCCGCCCGGCCAGGCTGATCAGGTGGGACGGGTTCAGCTTCGTGTGCTTGGCGTTGATGGTGACGAACAGCTCCACCACCTGGTCCGGCGTCAGGCGGTCGAAGATCACGGCCGGCACCTGCACGTCCTCGGCCTGCCCGGCGGCGATCAGCTGGTGCAGCGCCAGCAGGCGGTGCTGGCCGTCGAGCGCACGCAGCACGCCCTCCTCGGAGGGAATCTCGAGCACTCCGAGCACGCGGTGCGAGCTGGTGGGCGTGAACTCGAGGCGCCGGTCCGCGACCAGGAGGACGGCGCCCGGGATGGCGGGCAGGTTCCCGGTCTCCGAGCACTGCGTGTAGTAGTCGACCAGCTCGGCGATCTTCTTCTTGATGATCGGGCGCTGGTAGGCCTCCGCGCTGGCCGCGATGCGCTTCTCGAGCAGCTCCCAGTTGACGCGCGCGGCCTTCTTCGACTTGCGCTTCGCGTCCCCCGGCGGGTGCCCAGTGGTGTCGTAGGAGAGCACCTCGAAGCGCACCAGCCGGTCGACGTCACGCGCGCCGAGGATCGCCTGGTAGAGGAAGACGCCGAACTGGTGGAGCCGGACGGCCGGGACGCTGATCATGCTGCACGCCTCCTCTCTCTACGACGAGCGGAGCAGGAGCGCCTGCCGCGGCGCGTCCTCGGCGGGCTCCTCACCGCCGATGGCCGTCAGCTTGCCGCCCAGCCGCTCCATGCGGCGCTCGGCCGCCCCGTACGCCGCCGCCGCGTTGGTCAGGTGCTTGCCCACCAGGCGGAAGTCCTCCTTCAGGCGACCCAGGTCGCCTCCGAGACGCGCCAGGAGACCCATCACCTCCTGCGCGCGCGCCTCGATGCGCAGGCCGCGCAGCCCGAGCGCTATCGCCTGGAGGTAGGCGTAGAAACAGTTGGGCGACACCGGGATGACCTTTCGGGCGATGGCGTAGGCGGCCAGGCCGGGCTCGTCGTCGCGGATGATGGTCTCGTAGTAGACGTTCTCGGCCGGGATGTACATCAGGGCGAAGTCGTAGGTGCCCTCGTCCGGGAGCACGTACTTGGTCGCGATGTCGTCGACGTGTCTCCGCACCCGGGCGACGAAGGCCTTGCGGGCGCGCGCGCGCTCGTCGTCGTCCGCGGCCTCGAGCAGGCGCCGGAAGTCCTCGAGCGGGAACTTGGCGTCGACGGGGACGAGCCCGTCGCCCAGGCGGACGACCGCATCGACCCGCTCGCCGCTCCGGAAGGCGTGCTGGAGCGTGAAGTGGGCGGAGGGCAACACCTGCGCCAGGAGGTCCCCCAAGAGGAACTCGCCCAGTCCACCGCGGAGCTTCGGGGCGCGCAGGATGTCGTGCAGCGAGGCGACGTCGCGCCCGACCTCGTAGACCTTGG
This genomic interval from Deltaproteobacteria bacterium contains the following:
- a CDS encoding DNA recombination protein RmuC, whose product is MTIEAWMVAAAIVVGGALVVLAREVRRTRAPRDDTGALLLLQQQLDALRAQVAEALAGQGELVGQQLARLTGQMNDRLRESLEVVQCSQAAVGERLDNTSRVVGEVQKGLGELREAASKVYEVGRDVASLHDILRAPKLRGGLGEFLLGDLLAQVLPSAHFTLQHAFRSGERVDAVVRLGDGLVPVDAKFPLEDFRRLLEAADDDERARARKAFVARVRRHVDDIATKYVLPDEGTYDFALMYIPAENVYYETIIRDDEPGLAAYAIARKVIPVSPNCFYAYLQAIALGLRGLRIEARAQEVMGLLARLGGDLGRLKEDFRLVGKHLTNAAAAYGAAERRMERLGGKLTAIGGEEPAEDAPRQALLLRSS